In Borreliella burgdorferi B31, the sequence CGTCGCTAATGATATGTCTAATAGAAATTCTAATGAAGAAATTTATCAGTACCTTAAAGATGAACTTTTAAAAGAAGATAATCATTATGCTGGTCTTACAGCTAATTGGCAAAACTAAAAACATTTCTCAATCAAAAATAAAAACCTTAATTATTATACCTATAGCAGCCCCCAAATAGGGGGCTTTAATATTGCTATGCTGCAAATATATAATTAAATTGTCTTTCTTTTTTCAACATACAAAAGAATTTTAATACTTTTGTTTTATAAACATCCCGATTATCAGACATAAATACTTTAAGCTTATTTAGATCATCAAATCTATTAGTTTTATTGAAATATTTTTTTAAAAAATTTACCCAATATTCTATACTCTTAAGCTCAGCATTCTTTTCAAAAAGATCTTCTAAAGCATCATCATTATCAGTACATAATGCCCGAATAAGAGCATTTATATTATTTTTTTCTTCACCTTCATTTACCCAATTTTTTATATTAAACAGTGCGTCTCTAAAAATTTCATAGCAATAAGCCTTGCCAGATTTTAAGTTTTTATTAAAGGTGTTCAGTTGATTTTTTTCTTGATTTATGTCCTTTTTTTGTTCTTGTTTTTGATTAACACTAACTTGCTTGTTAGACATAGAATTTTCGTTTTCGTGATTATTGTAAATAGGTGCTGCATCAGTATCAAATTCACTTTTTATGTCAAGATACGCAACTAAAGCATACCTTTTAAAATAAGTAATAGCTGCACCAACAAGTTGTGGCATTGTATTCAAATTTTTAGACCCATTTTCACCGTTCCATTGTAATTTATCTGTATGAATTAATGTATCAAGCGACTCTTTGTATCCAGTACTTTTACTGTAAAATGTAGTCCTAACAACAGGAACTTCACCATTTTTACCATACACAAAAGTTGGAAATTGCCAAAAACCAAGCTTTAAATTGTGATTTTTTATAACATTTTGAATTACTTCTACTATGACATTGAAATCTTGATACTTATATCCGTATCCTTTAAGACTTTTGTCAATAAGTGGCAAGTTCATTCTTAAAGTATCCATATCATTTAAAAAGTCTATTTCTGCTTGAATATTATTTTGTATTTCTTGATTATTATTGTTTGAAAGATTTTCCATCTTTTTCCTCCTGTTTTTTCAATAAATATAAGTATATAGCAAAAACTATTTTTGCCAACTTTTTTACAAAAATTTTTACAAAAAAATAGGGCTTAGCTAAATTCTCTATTATCTACTAAAGAAATTAGTTAAGCCCGTGCTAAAAATTTTTTTGTAAATTGAAAAAACAGGTAGTTAAAACTGAAAAATGTTCAAATAACTACGCTGTTTGTATTGTAGCCCAATTTAGAATTAAAATCAATTTATATTTTCACTGAATTAAAAATTTCTATATTAATTTAACAAAATTAATAATTAAAATTTAATATTTTTTTAGAAAAGTATTTACTTTTAAATCAAAATTGTGCATCATATTATTAATTATTTATTGAAAAAACAGGAGAGAAAATATGAAAGATTTTCCAAATATCACAAAAATTCCAACTTGTCACAACAAACACCAACACAAATTAATATCTCTTACTTCAACGCTAGATTACCTAAACAAAAAAGATAAGAAATACACGCAACAAAACATACTCTACTGCTTTAACGAAAATCTAAAAAGGAATGGTCTAGCTCCCACTACACTAAGAACAATGCAAAATTATCTTTACAAATTAGAAAAAGTATTAAAAGTTACAACTAATTACTACCAACACATGGGTGTAAATTGTGGAACTGAAATTTACT encodes:
- a CDS encoding ERF family protein, giving the protein MENLSNNNNQEIQNNIQAEIDFLNDMDTLRMNLPLIDKSLKGYGYKYQDFNVIVEVIQNVIKNHNLKLGFWQFPTFVYGKNGEVPVVRTTFYSKSTGYKESLDTLIHTDKLQWNGENGSKNLNTMPQLVGAAITYFKRYALVAYLDIKSEFDTDAAPIYNNHENENSMSNKQVSVNQKQEQKKDINQEKNQLNTFNKNLKSGKAYCYEIFRDALFNIKNWVNEGEEKNNINALIRALCTDNDDALEDLFEKNAELKSIEYWVNFLKKYFNKTNRFDDLNKLKVFMSDNRDVYKTKVLKFFCMLKKERQFNYIFAA